From Lolium perenne isolate Kyuss_39 chromosome 5, Kyuss_2.0, whole genome shotgun sequence, a single genomic window includes:
- the LOC127299672 gene encoding uncharacterized protein, whose translation MGAAAKNRSGAGTGTAASEEEKGRKRGHGSTALFVAVDYAFLLAFAGFLSYLVGSQILPSAA comes from the coding sequence ATGGGCGCAGCGGCGAAGAACCGCAGCGGCGCTGGAACCGGCACGGCGGCCTCGGAGGAGGAGAAGGGCCGCAAGAGGGGCCACGGATCCACCGCGCTGTTCGTGGCCGTGGATTACGCCTTCCTGCTCGCCTTCGCCGGGttcctctcctacctcgtcggctcCCAGATCCTCCCGTCCGCCGCATAG
- the LOC127299670 gene encoding replication factor C subunit 2: MAPLVPSSQPWVEKYRPRQVKDVAHQEEVVRVLTNTLQTADLPHMLFYGPPGTGKTTTALAIAFQLYGPELYKSRVLELNASDERGINVVRTKIKDFAAVAVGSARKAGYPCPPYKIIILDEADSMTEDAQNALRRTMETYSKVTRFFFICNYISRIIEPLASRCAKFRFKPLSEDVMTNRILHICNEEGLTLDAQALSTLSAISQGDLRRAITYLQSAARLFGSSISSNDLISVSGAIPEDIVKSLLAACKSGEFDVANKEVSNIIADGYPVSQLLSQFLDVIVNADDIPDEHKARICKKLGEADKCLVDGADEYLQLLDMASETIRALLNIPQGLVF; this comes from the exons ATGGCGCCGCTCGTGCCGTCGTCGCAGCCATGGGTGGAGAAATA CCGGCCGAGGCAAGTGAAGGACGTCGCGCACCAGGAGGAGGTGGTCCGGGTGCTCACCAACACCCTCCAGACCGCCGAC CTACCGCACATGCTGTTCTACGGCCCGCCTGGCACCGGGAAGACCACCACTGCGCTCGCCATCGCCTTCCAGCTCTACGG TCCAGAGCTCTACAAGTCAAGAGTTTTGGAACTTAATGCTAGTGATGAACGGGGAATTAATGTGGTGAGGACGAAGATAAAAGATTTTGCTGCTGTGGCTGTTGGTTCTGCACGGAAAGC TGGTTATCCCTGCCCACCATACAAGATTATTATACTAGATGAAGCAGATTCAATGACAGAAGATGCCCAG AATGCGTTGAGGCGTACCATGGAGACTTATTCCAAAGTGACAAGATTCTTTTTCATATGCAATTATATCAGCAG GATAATAGAGCCACTGGCATCAAGATGTGCAAAGTTTAGGTTCAAGCCTCTATCAGAAGATGTGATGACCAACCGCATCTTGCATATATGCAATGAAGAAGGGCTCACTCTGGATGCTCAG GCATTGTCCACATTAAGTGCCATCTCTCAAGGAGATCTTCGTCGTGCTATAACTTACCTTCAG AGTGCAGCTCGCTTATTCGGATCTTCTATTTCTTCCAACGACTTGATTAGTGTTTCAGGG GCTATCCCTGAAGATATTGTCAAGTCATTGCTTGCAGCATGCAAATCTGGTGAATTTGATGTGGCAAACAAGGAAGTTAGCAACATTATTGCAGATGGATATCCAGTTTCCCAGCTGCTCTCACAG TTTCTAGATGTGATTGTCAATGCGGATGATATTCCAGATGAGCACAAGGCAAGAATATGTaaaaagcttggggaagctgataaG TGCTTGGTCGATGGAGCAGACGAGTATTTACAGCTTCTAGATATGGCTAGCGAGACAATACGTGCTCTTCTTAACATCCCCCAAGGTCTGGTCTTCTAA